A genomic window from Deltaproteobacteria bacterium includes:
- a CDS encoding universal stress protein codes for MLKNILVPQDGSKHSKTALEYSIYLAKRFHANLIGLHVIDIVALEGPFLHDLSGSLGFEPFFNFSSKMREALEEKGRIVLNDFSDTCKRENVKHETILETGIVANEICERANLSDLIVIGRHGINVEFKHGLLGSTAERVMRKSSQPVMVVSDRFEEITNPLIAYDGSAPASKALHYAAEFSKTIRLPLTIATLSKGSSPSAALKDAEEYLKPYNINTKFVLLEGDTSDEIIKYYKENSHNLIFVGFLGHTKIYEMVLGSTTEYIMRNMDGPVFAAR; via the coding sequence ATGCTTAAAAATATCCTTGTCCCGCAGGACGGCTCAAAACACAGCAAGACCGCACTTGAATACAGCATCTATCTAGCTAAAAGGTTTCATGCAAACTTAATCGGACTGCATGTAATTGATATAGTTGCCCTTGAAGGTCCTTTCTTACACGACCTGTCAGGTTCACTGGGTTTTGAACCTTTCTTTAATTTTTCTTCAAAAATGAGGGAGGCGCTTGAAGAAAAAGGCAGGATAGTATTGAATGATTTTTCCGATACCTGCAAAAGGGAAAATGTCAAACACGAAACCATTCTGGAAACAGGCATCGTTGCCAATGAGATTTGTGAAAGGGCAAATTTATCTGACCTTATTGTAATAGGCAGGCACGGAATAAATGTAGAGTTTAAACACGGACTTCTGGGTTCTACTGCAGAAAGGGTTATGAGAAAATCTTCCCAGCCTGTAATGGTGGTTTCTGACAGATTTGAAGAGATAACAAACCCTTTAATTGCCTATGATGGCAGTGCACCAGCAAGCAAGGCACTCCACTATGCAGCAGAATTTTCAAAGACCATTAGACTTCCTCTTACAATTGCAACCCTGTCAAAAGGCAGCAGCCCAAGTGCAGCATTAAAAGATGCTGAAGAATATTTAAAACCCTATAATATAAATACTAAGTTTGTGCTATTAGAAGGGGATACATCTGATGAAATCATCAAATATTACAAAGAAAACAGCCATAATCTTATATTTGTGGGATTTTTAGGACA